A region from the Euleptes europaea isolate rEulEur1 chromosome 13, rEulEur1.hap1, whole genome shotgun sequence genome encodes:
- the LOC130486402 gene encoding thymosin beta-15A homolog codes for MCDKPDLSEVEKFDKKKLKKTNTEEKNTLPSKETIEQEKECGKSS; via the exons ATGTGTGACAAGCCCGACCTGTCTGAAGTGGAGAAGTTTGACAAAAAGAAGCTGAAGAAAACCAACACGGAAGAGAAGAACACCCTTCCTTCCAAGGAGA cTATTGAACAGGAGAAGGAATGTGGGAAGTCATCATAG